A stretch of DNA from Streptomyces venezuelae:
CAGCTCGTCCGGCCCCGGCACCCGCATCGACGTGTGCGTGTCCCGGTTCGAGTCCGTGGCGGAGCCCGGCACCAGCGGGACCACCCCGCGCCGCCGCTCCACCTCGGCCGGCGGTTCCTCCGCCATCGCCGATTCCGCCGGCTCCAGATCGTCCGGCTCGTCCACGTCCAGCGGCGGCATACCGGCCAGCAGCGGCAGCAGTTCCCGCAGCCGTACGGACATCTCGGAGGCCCGCAGCCGCGATGCCGGCCCCTTGGCCAGGCACTGGACGATCAGCTGCCACAGCTCGTCCGGGATACCGGGCAGCGGCACCACGGTCTCGGTGACATGGCGGCGCAGCACCGCCCCCGGGTGCCCGCCGCCGAACGGCGTGAACCCGGCCAGCAGCTCGTACAGGACGGTGGCCAGGGCGTATATGTCCACCGCGGCGCGCGGCGGCAGCCCCTCGACGATCTCCGGAGCCAGATAGTCCGGGGTGCCGATGATCCGGGTGGGCTGCGCGGAGCGCGGGGCGCCCGGCGGCGGGCCCGCCCGCCGCGGGGAGTCGATCAGCTTGGCCACGCCGAAGTCGGTGAGCAGCGCCGGGTGGGCGCCGCCGGGGCCGAGCGGGCCCTGCATGTCGAGCAGCACGTTCTCCGGCTTGACGTCCCGGTGGACCACCCCGGCCGCATGGGCGGCGGCCAGCGCGTCGGCGACGTCGGCGACGATCGCGACGGCCGCCTCGGGGGCGAGCCGGCGCTCCCGGTCGAGCCGGGTGCGCAGGTCCGTGCCGCGCACCAGGTCCATGACCAGGGCCAGGTCGTTGCCGTCGACGACGAGGTCGCGGACGGAGACCACATGCGGATGCTCCAGCCCGAGCAGCGCACTGCGTTCCTGGACGAACCGCCCCACCAGCTCCTGGTCGGACGCGAGGTCCTCGCGGAGGAGCTTGACGGCCACGGGCCCGTCCGGGCCCTCCCCGAGCCACACCGTGCCGGCACTGCCGCGTCCAAGGATCTGGTGGGCGGTGTACCGGCTGCCGATCTTCCGTGCCACGACTGCTCCCTCAGCGGCTGGCGTACGCCCCAAAGCTACGCGTCCGGGTGAGGGTTCGAGGCCACTAGGGGCCTCGATTCGCGACGACCTTCACTTCTGCGGGCGAAATCGTGCCCTGGATGTCGACAAATCCACGTACTCGGCGCTACGGAGTGCCGGAGCCACTGCCTCCGCCGGTGCCGCCGGTGCCGCCGTCGCCGCTGCTGCCGATGTCACCGATCCAGTCGACGACGCCGGAGCCCCAGGACCACAGCTGGTCCCACCAGCCCTTGCCGGTGCCGACCCACTCCTGGAGCCCGGTG
This window harbors:
- a CDS encoding serine/threonine-protein kinase, coding for MARKIGSRYTAHQILGRGSAGTVWLGEGPDGPVAVKLLREDLASDQELVGRFVQERSALLGLEHPHVVSVRDLVVDGNDLALVMDLVRGTDLRTRLDRERRLAPEAAVAIVADVADALAAAHAAGVVHRDVKPENVLLDMQGPLGPGGAHPALLTDFGVAKLIDSPRRAGPPPGAPRSAQPTRIIGTPDYLAPEIVEGLPPRAAVDIYALATVLYELLAGFTPFGGGHPGAVLRRHVTETVVPLPGIPDELWQLIVQCLAKGPASRLRASEMSVRLRELLPLLAGMPPLDVDEPDDLEPAESAMAEEPPAEVERRRGVVPLVPGSATDSNRDTHTSMRVPGPDELAGGALGTARVPRPAGGYRPGSARHRAEAARKRRLVLSVSALVLAAAAGLGTWLAVSGGDEPPPPDTKQSVPARP